A single window of Anderseniella sp. Alg231-50 DNA harbors:
- a CDS encoding GlsB/YeaQ/YmgE family stress response membrane protein encodes MDMALMDLGGGVGIFGTLLIGGVAGWIAEKLTGASHGLLTNIVIGILGAFVGGWIANALGLRLGEVFDGWFWGNVLVSVVGAVLLITVYRMLRGK; translated from the coding sequence ATGGATATGGCATTGATGGATCTTGGCGGCGGTGTGGGAATTTTCGGCACCTTGCTGATCGGGGGCGTGGCCGGCTGGATTGCCGAAAAGCTGACCGGCGCGAGCCACGGGCTCCTGACAAATATCGTAATCGGTATCCTGGGCGCCTTTGTTGGCGGCTGGATTGCCAATGCGTTGGGCCTTAGGCTGGGTGAGGTATTTGACGGCTGGTTCTGGGGCAATGTCCTGGTGTCTGTAGTCGGGGCTGTTCTTCTAATTACGGTTTATCGTATGCTCAGGGGCAAGTGA
- a CDS encoding glycosyltransferase gives MADRPPMRVLMYGSEHAAPATRVCDWAVDAGHEVVWAGYLGEISGSSRARHVQIQSWDNPVPELAAIAADFRPHVTHSHNFSFLTEFHHEAGLGPLILSAFGGLNGLIGSVPPKPRIDDLMATGPTVIVESRPLFDAATKRYDGIDCELICLGVNPVHYKPGTLAKRAAWRQALQIPVDAIVFFSARGIGDGYRQQEILRAFASALPDLPATAGLAMIRLTRSWDRSDRVRELQQLAEELGISERLYWIPEVRYEMMPGMYGMVDFVVNYPVADAFPSTLLEAAACGVPVVTANLRAYAGSYIEQFCELVDPDDWQALARGLVRSAREPAELQARRVSDGRRHVIDNFSETVGRERTLAVYERVARAPH, from the coding sequence ATGGCCGATAGACCTCCAATGCGTGTTCTCATGTATGGTTCCGAGCACGCAGCTCCTGCCACACGGGTGTGTGACTGGGCTGTGGATGCCGGGCATGAAGTTGTGTGGGCCGGTTATCTGGGGGAAATTTCCGGCTCAAGCCGGGCCCGTCACGTGCAGATACAGTCCTGGGACAATCCTGTGCCGGAGCTGGCCGCGATTGCCGCCGACTTCCGCCCGCACGTGACACATTCCCACAATTTCAGTTTCCTGACAGAATTCCATCATGAGGCGGGGTTGGGGCCGCTGATCTTGTCGGCGTTTGGAGGTCTTAACGGGCTCATAGGTTCGGTGCCACCTAAGCCACGGATAGATGATCTGATGGCAACCGGGCCAACTGTCATCGTCGAGAGCCGTCCGCTTTTTGATGCCGCAACAAAACGTTATGATGGCATCGACTGCGAACTTATCTGTCTTGGCGTGAATCCGGTGCACTACAAACCGGGTACACTTGCCAAGCGTGCTGCCTGGCGGCAAGCCCTGCAGATACCCGTTGATGCAATTGTGTTCTTTTCTGCCCGCGGTATCGGTGATGGTTATCGGCAGCAGGAAATACTTCGGGCGTTTGCCTCAGCATTACCTGATCTTCCGGCCACCGCAGGCCTCGCCATGATCAGGCTTACTAGGTCCTGGGATCGGTCCGACCGGGTGAGAGAACTGCAACAACTGGCCGAGGAACTGGGCATTTCCGAACGGTTGTACTGGATCCCCGAGGTTCGTTACGAAATGATGCCAGGCATGTATGGAATGGTTGATTTTGTCGTCAACTATCCGGTTGCAGATGCGTTTCCCTCCACATTGCTGGAAGCTGCCGCCTGCGGTGTGCCCGTTGTGACCGCAAACCTGCGTGCCTATGCAGGAAGCTATATTGAACAGTTCTGCGAACTGGTTGATCCGGACGATTGGCAGGCGCTGGCCCGCGGTCTGGTTCGATCGGCACGTGAACCCGCGGAGCTGCAGGCACGGAGGGTTAGCGATGGGCGTCGGCACGTGATTGATAATTTCTCCGAAACGGTGGGCCGTGAAAGGACGTTGGCAGTGTATGAACGGGTCGCCCGGGCCCCGCACTGA
- a CDS encoding BA14K family protein, translating to MSKFKFVAGVAGAVALSVGAFSAVPSAEAGREFKKSIVQFDDRGATAEEKRAKRAKRRANRAKRRANRAERRANRAESRSERRAERRAKRKDRKVRRRDRVKRAERRERRAERRARRADRRADRRERRARRYERRKHGKRFRNRRHSHKHYYNGFYYASPWWLYSAPIIAYSGARYAGSDYELHVEWCEDRYRSYNERRDAYMGYDGYWHACISPYS from the coding sequence ATGAGCAAGTTCAAGTTTGTGGCCGGGGTGGCAGGCGCTGTGGCGCTGTCGGTCGGTGCATTCAGTGCCGTGCCGTCGGCCGAAGCCGGCCGCGAGTTCAAAAAATCCATTGTCCAGTTCGATGATCGTGGCGCAACCGCCGAAGAAAAGCGGGCAAAACGCGCCAAACGCCGGGCCAATCGCGCCAAACGTCGGGCCAACCGTGCCGAAAGACGGGCAAATCGTGCTGAAAGCCGCTCTGAACGGCGTGCCGAGAGACGCGCGAAACGCAAAGACCGAAAAGTCAGGCGTCGTGATCGGGTCAAACGTGCGGAACGTCGTGAAAGGCGCGCCGAACGCAGAGCCAGGCGGGCCGACCGGCGCGCAGACCGCAGGGAACGCAGAGCGAGGCGGTACGAACGCCGCAAACACGGCAAGCGCTTCAGGAATCGCCGTCACAGTCACAAGCATTACTACAATGGCTTTTATTATGCCTCACCGTGGTGGCTTTATTCGGCACCGATCATTGCGTACAGCGGAGCGCGTTATGCGGGATCGGATTATGAGTTGCACGTTGAATGGTGCGAAGACCGGTATCGGTCCTACAACGAACGCCGTGACGCCTATATGGGCTATGACGGCTACTGGCACGCCTGCATCAGTCCCTACAGCTGA
- the lipA gene encoding lipoyl synthase yields the protein MATVLDTTQTPRARHPEKAHKPDNPVQRRKPDWLRVKAPVSAKYHETRQLVREHNLVTVCEEAGCPNIGECWEKKHATFMIMGEICTRACAFCNVTTGMPDALDQGEPERVADAVAKMGLTHSVITSVDRDDLADGGAEHFAQVIRAIRKAAPETTIEVLTPDFLRKDGAMEVVVEARPDVFNHNLETVPHLYGRIRPGARYFHSLRLLQKVKELDPGIFTKSGVMVGLGEKREDILQVMDDMRAADIDFMTIGQYLQPTAKHAAIDRFWTPDEFKALETSAYAKGFLMVSASPLTRSSHHAGDDFARLRAAREAKVARRSV from the coding sequence TTGGCTACAGTTCTCGACACAACCCAGACGCCGCGTGCGCGGCATCCCGAAAAGGCCCACAAGCCCGACAATCCGGTCCAGCGGCGCAAGCCCGACTGGCTGCGGGTCAAGGCGCCGGTGTCGGCAAAGTATCACGAAACCCGCCAGCTGGTGCGCGAGCACAACCTTGTCACGGTATGTGAAGAGGCGGGTTGTCCCAATATCGGCGAATGCTGGGAAAAGAAGCACGCCACCTTCATGATCATGGGTGAAATCTGCACCCGGGCATGTGCGTTCTGCAATGTCACAACGGGAATGCCGGATGCCCTGGACCAGGGCGAGCCGGAGCGGGTGGCTGATGCGGTTGCCAAGATGGGGCTGACCCACTCGGTGATTACATCGGTTGACCGCGATGATCTGGCAGATGGCGGAGCAGAGCACTTTGCGCAGGTGATCCGTGCTATCCGCAAAGCGGCACCCGAGACGACAATCGAAGTCCTGACCCCCGATTTCCTGCGCAAGGACGGCGCAATGGAAGTTGTGGTTGAAGCCAGGCCTGATGTGTTCAACCACAACCTTGAAACCGTGCCGCACCTCTACGGCCGTATCCGCCCGGGTGCGAGGTATTTTCATTCCCTGCGCCTGCTGCAGAAGGTCAAGGAGCTTGATCCTGGTATCTTCACCAAGTCGGGCGTCATGGTGGGCCTGGGGGAAAAGCGCGAGGACATCCTGCAGGTAATGGATGACATGCGCGCTGCCGACATCGATTTCATGACTATTGGCCAGTATCTGCAGCCGACGGCAAAGCACGCGGCCATTGACCGGTTCTGGACGCCGGACGAGTTCAAGGCGCTGGAAACGTCTGCCTACGCCAAGGGTTTCCTGATGGTATCTGCAAGCCCGCTGACCCGCTCGTCACACCATGCCGGCGATGACTTTGCCCGACTGCGCGCGGCGCGTGAAGCCAAGGTTGCCAGGCGCTCTGTCTGA
- a CDS encoding PqqD family peptide modification chaperone has protein sequence MHDLKVTVSTSILVQEVEDETVILNLKNENYYRLDGTAARIWQLLGKLGSRDKVTEAMASEYQVPVADLQRDVEALIAEFVQLDLLHTAEESPSPSGQD, from the coding sequence ATGCATGATCTGAAAGTGACGGTCTCCACGAGTATTCTCGTTCAGGAAGTTGAAGACGAAACTGTCATTCTGAACCTGAAAAATGAAAACTATTACCGGCTGGACGGCACAGCAGCACGCATCTGGCAGTTGCTTGGCAAGCTCGGATCGCGTGACAAAGTGACCGAAGCCATGGCGTCGGAGTACCAAGTCCCTGTTGCGGACTTGCAAAGGGACGTTGAAGCACTGATTGCAGAGTTCGTTCAACTGGACCTGCTTCACACCGCGGAAGAAAGTCCCTCTCCTTCCGGGCAAGACTGA
- a CDS encoding trimethylamine methyltransferase family protein, protein MMPERASRTGRRGRAARAAAGADGRNIDYRNLRSPIPPMRAFSDDRVEAIHEAALDVLEELGIKVLLDEARTMFRSGGARVDDSIEMVWIGRDIVEAALASAPRSISMRAGSRSRDVKLELDRLAFQPGGGSPHTTDLKRGRRPGTAGDFSELVKLTQHFDVLQMISPLIEPQDVPVHVRHYETLRAQLTLSDKVPFVFARGTGQVHDSFELLRDFRGLSDDEFHQAPHCYTIINTNSPRQLDIPMAQGLIDFARAGQVSIVTPFCLMGAMAPVTVAGALTLSHAEALAAITLTQLALAGAPVCYGTFTSNVDMKSGAPAFGTPEHFKASLGAGQLARKLGLPWRSATGSAANINDAQSANETQFGLWGSLLAGATVIIHAAGWLEGGLTVSYEKFITDMEVLQMVAELCTPTACGADEIALDALREVQPGGHFFGAAHTMQRYQTAFYEPMAGDWSNFGTWTERGSKDANERATGTWQSILNDFTGPELDGERVEQLQASIRTRTAAGGAPPES, encoded by the coding sequence ATGATGCCCGAGCGGGCATCGCGCACCGGCCGACGCGGGCGTGCCGCGCGCGCTGCTGCAGGTGCAGACGGGCGCAACATCGACTACCGCAATCTGCGCAGTCCAATTCCGCCCATGCGCGCGTTCAGTGACGACCGGGTCGAAGCCATACACGAGGCAGCCCTGGACGTGCTCGAGGAGTTGGGCATCAAGGTGTTGCTTGACGAAGCCCGGACAATGTTCAGGTCCGGCGGGGCGCGCGTCGATGACAGTATCGAGATGGTCTGGATCGGCCGGGACATTGTTGAAGCTGCGCTGGCAAGCGCGCCACGCAGCATCTCGATGCGGGCCGGCAGCAGGTCGCGCGATGTAAAACTGGAACTGGACCGGCTGGCATTTCAACCGGGTGGCGGCTCGCCGCACACTACCGACCTGAAACGGGGCAGGCGTCCCGGCACTGCCGGTGATTTTTCGGAACTGGTCAAGCTGACCCAGCATTTTGACGTCCTGCAGATGATCTCGCCGTTGATCGAGCCGCAGGACGTGCCTGTGCACGTGCGGCATTACGAGACCCTGCGGGCCCAGCTCACCCTGTCGGACAAGGTGCCATTTGTGTTTGCACGCGGCACCGGCCAGGTTCATGACAGCTTCGAATTGCTGAGAGACTTTCGCGGCCTGTCAGACGACGAGTTTCACCAAGCCCCTCACTGCTACACGATTATCAACACCAATTCGCCACGGCAGCTGGACATTCCCATGGCGCAAGGACTGATCGACTTTGCCAGGGCAGGGCAAGTGTCGATCGTAACGCCGTTTTGCCTGATGGGCGCGATGGCGCCGGTCACTGTCGCAGGCGCGCTTACCCTGTCGCATGCCGAGGCACTGGCGGCCATCACACTTACCCAACTGGCACTTGCCGGTGCGCCGGTGTGTTACGGCACGTTCACCTCCAATGTGGACATGAAATCCGGCGCGCCGGCCTTCGGTACGCCTGAACACTTCAAGGCCAGCCTCGGGGCTGGTCAACTGGCGCGCAAGCTCGGCCTGCCGTGGCGGAGTGCGACCGGCAGCGCCGCCAATATCAATGATGCCCAGTCAGCCAATGAGACGCAATTCGGCCTGTGGGGATCGCTGCTTGCAGGCGCGACGGTGATTATTCATGCTGCCGGTTGGCTGGAAGGCGGGCTGACCGTGTCCTATGAAAAGTTCATCACTGACATGGAGGTGCTTCAGATGGTAGCGGAACTGTGCACTCCGACAGCATGCGGGGCGGACGAGATTGCGCTTGATGCGCTGCGCGAAGTGCAGCCGGGCGGGCATTTCTTCGGTGCAGCCCATACCATGCAGCGATACCAGACGGCGTTCTACGAACCAATGGCTGGCGACTGGTCCAACTTCGGCACCTGGACCGAACGTGGCAGCAAGGATGCCAATGAGCGCGCCACGGGAACATGGCAGTCGATTTTGAACGACTTTACCGGCCCTGAACTGGACGGCGAAAGGGTAGAGCAATTGCAGGCATCGATACGAACGCGAACCGCTGCCGGCGGTGCGCCGCCGGAAAGCTGA
- a CDS encoding ArgE/DapE family deacylase, whose translation MALDTELTRDILAAVDAGFAAQTAFTEDLVRFPSLRGQEHTAQDFLFGELKQRGYAMDRWSIDVADIEHHPGFSPVKVDYTNAINVVGTHRPREEAGRSLILNGHVDVVPVGPLDMWTRPPFEPWRDGDWLYGRGGADMKAGIAANIYALDALRSLGFQPAATVHIQSVTEEECTGNGALAALVRGYRADAAIIPEPEDDKLVRANVGVIWFKVNVRGLPVHVREASAGANAIEASFEVMKGLRRLEEEWNGRQHEHRYFEDYNHPINFNVGKIEGGDWASSVPAWCSFDCRISIYPGVDPRDAAKEVEDCIRNTARDNAFLSNNPPQVEFNGFFAEGYVLEEGSDAEAALGRAHAAAYGKSLETMVTPGYLDGRVFVLYGDIPCLVYGPYSENIHGFDERVSLSSVQRVTGSIALFIAEWCGLESVRG comes from the coding sequence ATGGCACTCGACACAGAACTCACCAGGGATATTCTGGCCGCGGTTGATGCGGGGTTTGCAGCGCAAACCGCGTTTACCGAAGACCTCGTCCGGTTTCCGTCACTGCGGGGCCAGGAACACACGGCGCAGGACTTTCTGTTCGGGGAACTGAAGCAGCGTGGCTATGCCATGGATCGCTGGTCCATCGATGTTGCCGACATTGAACATCATCCGGGATTTTCGCCGGTGAAGGTAGACTACACCAACGCCATCAACGTGGTCGGCACGCACCGGCCGCGTGAAGAGGCGGGCCGGTCCCTGATCCTCAACGGTCATGTGGACGTGGTGCCGGTGGGCCCTCTCGACATGTGGACCAGACCGCCGTTTGAACCGTGGCGCGACGGTGACTGGCTGTATGGCCGCGGCGGTGCCGACATGAAGGCCGGAATTGCTGCCAATATTTATGCACTAGATGCCTTGAGGTCGCTAGGTTTCCAGCCGGCAGCAACAGTGCACATCCAGTCGGTAACCGAGGAGGAGTGCACGGGCAATGGTGCGCTGGCCGCGCTGGTGCGCGGATACCGGGCCGACGCAGCCATCATTCCGGAACCCGAAGACGACAAGCTGGTGCGGGCAAATGTCGGCGTCATCTGGTTCAAGGTGAATGTGCGCGGACTGCCGGTGCATGTGCGCGAGGCGAGCGCCGGCGCCAATGCCATCGAGGCCAGCTTTGAGGTCATGAAGGGTCTGCGCAGGCTGGAGGAAGAGTGGAACGGCCGGCAGCATGAGCATCGCTATTTTGAGGACTACAATCACCCGATCAATTTCAACGTCGGCAAGATCGAGGGCGGTGACTGGGCCTCGTCGGTGCCGGCATGGTGTTCGTTCGACTGCCGGATCTCGATCTATCCCGGCGTGGACCCGCGCGATGCGGCCAAGGAGGTTGAAGACTGCATACGCAACACCGCGAGAGACAATGCGTTCCTGTCAAACAACCCGCCGCAAGTGGAATTCAACGGGTTCTTTGCCGAAGGCTATGTGCTGGAAGAAGGCTCTGATGCGGAAGCCGCACTGGGCCGGGCGCATGCGGCGGCCTACGGCAAGTCGCTGGAAACAATGGTGACACCGGGCTATCTCGACGGGCGGGTGTTCGTCTTGTACGGCGACATCCCGTGCCTGGTGTACGGCCCTTATTCGGAAAACATCCATGGGTTCGATGAACGTGTATCTCTGTCGTCGGTGCAACGGGTGACCGGTTCCATCGCCCTGTTCATCGCCGAGTGGTGCGGGCTGGAGAGCGTGCGGGGCTGA
- a CDS encoding FAD-dependent oxidoreductase: MKSEYRVVVIGGGVVGASVLYHLAKMGWSDVALIERSVLTAGSSWHAAGGFHALNADPNIAALQAYTIDLLGKIEEESGHSVGMHMTGGLTLAGTPDRWEWLQSAYRIFQSLGIEDVRLVTAEEAGELCPIMSTDGILGGMWADREGYIDTTGTVHAYAKAARNNGASVIEHNRVLELNQTRDGWQVVTEQGTIKCEHVVNAAGLWAKQVGRMAGIELPVSPLSHHYLLTESIPEIAEMDAELPLVVDLEGFTYMRQDLNGMLLGIYEINHEHWMMDGAPWDYGIELLQEDTDRIADELTLGFERYPVLQTAGVRNWVNGAFTFSPDGNPLVGPVRGKPGYWCACAVMAGFLQGGGVGKSLAEWIINGEPEADVYGMDVARYGDFAGNKQFIKETTGQFYTRRFVMTYPNEQLPAGRPLKMSPAHSEMTAAGCRWGASWGLEVPLYFAPEGFAETPSLKRSNAFDIIGEECRAVRDGVGLLDITGFSRFEVTGPDAHAWLDRLMASKLPAPGKARLAPMLSPEGKLKGDLTVFNWGDGSWWIMGSYYLREWHMRWFDSHMQDGVTVRDIADDMVGFSLAGPKSRDVIAKLTDGDVGALPFMGCGQFDIGMIRAKVGRLSVAGELGYEIHCQAGEHIALRRALLAAGTDQGIREYGFNALLSLRLEKSFGIWSAEFTQGYTPGMTGMDRWIDWQKQEFIGRQATLSERDGDGPEQVLVTLEIDADDADASGYEPVWSGDQRVGFVTSGGYGHTTGKSLAMALVNGDLAGEGTELSVHVVGVKRPATIIASSPYDPSGKAMRT; encoded by the coding sequence ATGAAGTCCGAATACAGGGTCGTGGTCATTGGCGGAGGCGTAGTCGGCGCCTCGGTTCTGTATCATCTGGCAAAAATGGGCTGGAGTGATGTGGCGCTGATTGAGCGCTCCGTGCTGACCGCAGGATCTTCCTGGCATGCCGCAGGCGGGTTCCACGCGCTTAATGCAGATCCCAATATCGCGGCGCTGCAAGCCTATACCATCGATCTTCTGGGCAAGATTGAAGAGGAAAGCGGGCATTCGGTCGGCATGCACATGACCGGCGGCCTGACGCTGGCGGGCACACCGGACCGCTGGGAGTGGCTGCAGTCGGCCTATCGCATCTTCCAGAGTCTCGGGATCGAAGACGTCCGGCTGGTTACGGCGGAAGAGGCCGGTGAGCTGTGCCCGATCATGTCGACGGATGGCATACTCGGCGGCATGTGGGCTGACCGGGAAGGCTATATCGACACCACCGGAACGGTGCATGCCTATGCGAAAGCAGCCCGGAACAATGGTGCCAGTGTCATCGAACACAACCGCGTGCTGGAACTGAACCAGACGCGGGACGGATGGCAGGTGGTCACCGAGCAAGGCACGATCAAGTGCGAGCACGTGGTCAACGCCGCCGGTTTGTGGGCCAAGCAGGTTGGCCGCATGGCCGGTATTGAACTGCCGGTTTCGCCTTTGTCGCATCATTACCTGCTGACGGAATCAATCCCTGAAATAGCCGAGATGGATGCAGAGTTGCCTTTGGTGGTGGACCTGGAAGGGTTTACCTACATGCGCCAGGACCTGAACGGCATGCTGCTCGGCATTTACGAGATCAACCACGAGCACTGGATGATGGATGGAGCGCCATGGGACTATGGCATCGAGTTGCTTCAGGAAGACACCGATCGCATCGCCGACGAGCTGACACTCGGATTTGAACGCTATCCGGTGCTGCAGACCGCCGGTGTCAGGAACTGGGTCAATGGAGCCTTCACATTCTCACCCGACGGTAATCCGCTTGTAGGACCGGTGCGTGGCAAACCGGGATACTGGTGCGCCTGCGCCGTCATGGCCGGCTTCCTGCAAGGCGGCGGTGTCGGAAAATCGCTCGCCGAGTGGATCATCAACGGCGAGCCGGAGGCCGATGTCTACGGCATGGATGTTGCGCGCTATGGCGACTTTGCCGGTAACAAGCAGTTCATCAAGGAAACCACCGGACAATTCTATACCCGCCGCTTTGTGATGACCTATCCCAATGAACAACTGCCGGCGGGCAGACCGCTGAAAATGTCACCGGCCCACAGCGAGATGACGGCGGCGGGATGCCGCTGGGGCGCGAGCTGGGGCCTCGAAGTGCCGTTGTATTTTGCACCGGAAGGTTTTGCCGAGACACCGTCGCTGAAGCGCTCCAATGCGTTTGACATTATCGGTGAAGAATGCCGTGCTGTACGCGACGGTGTCGGCCTGCTCGATATAACGGGATTTTCGCGTTTTGAAGTCACCGGCCCCGATGCGCATGCCTGGCTCGACAGGCTGATGGCGTCAAAACTGCCGGCACCCGGCAAGGCGAGGCTGGCGCCCATGCTGTCACCGGAAGGCAAGTTGAAGGGTGATCTCACCGTTTTCAACTGGGGTGACGGGAGCTGGTGGATCATGGGCAGCTACTACCTGCGCGAGTGGCACATGCGGTGGTTTGACAGCCATATGCAGGATGGTGTGACAGTGCGCGATATTGCCGATGACATGGTCGGTTTTTCACTTGCCGGCCCGAAATCGCGCGATGTCATCGCAAAACTGACGGATGGCGATGTCGGTGCACTGCCGTTCATGGGGTGTGGCCAGTTTGACATCGGGATGATCCGGGCGAAAGTTGGCAGGCTGTCCGTGGCCGGTGAGCTGGGTTATGAAATCCATTGTCAGGCGGGCGAACATATCGCACTGCGCAGAGCGCTGCTTGCGGCGGGCACTGACCAGGGGATCCGCGAATATGGCTTCAATGCCCTGCTGTCGTTGCGGCTTGAAAAGAGCTTTGGCATCTGGTCGGCTGAGTTCACCCAAGGCTACACGCCGGGCATGACCGGTATGGACCGGTGGATCGACTGGCAGAAACAGGAGTTCATCGGCCGGCAGGCGACATTGAGCGAGCGTGACGGTGACGGGCCGGAACAGGTGCTGGTCACTCTCGAGATTGATGCAGATGATGCCGATGCCAGCGGCTATGAACCTGTCTGGTCGGGCGATCAGCGCGTTGGGTTTGTCACCTCAGGCGGATATGGGCACACGACGGGCAAATCACTGGCCATGGCGCTGGTCAACGGTGATCTGGCAGGAGAGGGCACTGAGCTCAGTGTTCATGTTGTCGGGGTTAAGCGGCCTGCAACGATCATTGCATCATCGCCATATGATCCGTCAGGCAAGGCCATGCGCACATGA
- a CDS encoding SRPBCC family protein, with protein sequence MTVFHTTRRIAFAPEHLLAIVADVASYPAFLPLCTGARVWDEKDLGNGRRSFRASLDIEYPKLRLKETFVSDVVVDEKRLTIRATSNEGPVKHIDNRWLFTVARGGCDIDFHLDYQMSSRLLQMAMGSVFDIAVRKVMTAFEERAHVLQQDEV encoded by the coding sequence GTGACCGTCTTTCATACAACACGCAGGATCGCATTTGCGCCTGAGCACCTGTTGGCGATCGTGGCCGACGTGGCCAGCTACCCGGCGTTCCTGCCATTGTGCACTGGTGCCAGGGTCTGGGATGAGAAGGACCTCGGAAATGGCCGGCGATCGTTTCGGGCCAGCCTCGACATTGAGTATCCCAAACTGCGGCTCAAGGAGACCTTTGTGTCAGATGTCGTGGTTGACGAAAAACGCCTGACCATCCGGGCCACTTCCAATGAAGGCCCGGTGAAGCACATCGACAATCGCTGGTTGTTTACGGTGGCGCGCGGGGGCTGCGATATCGACTTTCATCTCGATTACCAGATGTCGTCGCGGCTGTTGCAGATGGCCATGGGGTCTGTGTTTGATATCGCCGTGCGCAAAGTGATGACGGCATTTGAGGAGCGGGCCCACGTTCTCCAGCAGGACGAAGTTTAG
- a CDS encoding GlsB/YeaQ/YmgE family stress response membrane protein produces the protein MTIILGALAGWIAEKVMKFDTGLLMNIVLGIGGALIGNFLLAALGLAFGGLIGQLVVAVAGACLLIYVYRMIKSR, from the coding sequence ATGACAATCATTCTCGGTGCTTTGGCCGGGTGGATTGCAGAAAAGGTAATGAAGTTCGATACCGGACTTCTGATGAACATCGTGCTGGGTATTGGCGGTGCGCTGATCGGCAATTTCTTGCTGGCCGCGCTTGGCCTGGCGTTTGGTGGTCTGATCGGGCAACTGGTGGTGGCCGTGGCCGGCGCCTGTCTGCTGATCTACGTGTACCGGATGATCAAGTCACGCTAA
- a CDS encoding TetR family transcriptional regulator codes for MTRKNVTPLLQRNDPDSEPLTGNTKVTRQDWLNVAMDILISDGVEQVKVLTVGERLNVSRSSFYWYFKSRQDLLNALLQHWDETNTAALVHQSETPADTITGAICNVFRCFVDDSLFNTWLDFAIRDWARRSGSVRRVLDQSDETRLAALEAMFARYDYPAAEALTRARVLYYMQIGYNLAELNEPMSQRLKMVPHYLHAFTGLQPAPGEVEALRDYATAVSRGEKS; via the coding sequence ATGACCCGAAAAAACGTGACACCCCTCTTACAGCGCAATGACCCGGACAGCGAACCGCTGACCGGCAACACCAAGGTCACACGCCAGGACTGGCTGAACGTCGCCATGGACATTCTGATCAGTGACGGCGTCGAACAGGTCAAGGTGCTGACCGTGGGCGAGCGATTGAACGTGTCACGGTCAAGTTTCTACTGGTACTTCAAGAGCCGGCAGGATCTGCTGAATGCGCTGCTGCAGCACTGGGACGAGACCAACACAGCCGCGCTGGTGCACCAGTCGGAGACACCGGCCGATACGATAACGGGCGCCATCTGCAATGTGTTCAGGTGCTTTGTCGACGACAGCCTGTTCAATACGTGGCTGGATTTTGCCATACGTGACTGGGCGCGCCGGTCCGGTTCGGTGCGCCGGGTGCTGGACCAGTCGGACGAGACCCGGCTGGCTGCACTTGAAGCCATGTTCGCCCGCTATGATTATCCGGCTGCAGAGGCGCTTACCAGGGCACGGGTGCTGTATTACATGCAGATAGGATACAACCTGGCGGAACTGAATGAACCGATGTCGCAGCGTCTGAAGATGGTGCCGCATTACCTTCATGCGTTCACCGGTCTCCAGCCGGCTCCGGGCGAGGTGGAAGCTTTGCGGGACTACGCAACTGCAGTCAGCAGGGGAGAGAAATCATGA